The stretch of DNA TACAAATTCCTTATTGATCCAAtgtgtatattttctttctcaagagCTCGTCTAAAATGCAAACTTTTTGTATTTCGCAGATTTTGAACAAGTATGATTCCTGGATCTCCTTTCTAAGCAGCGTGAGATACTGGATGGCATTTAACATAGAAAGAGCCTGTCAGTCCTATTTTGGCTGTGTACAGTGCATCAGTGGACCTCTGGGAATGTACAGAAACTCTTTACTCCATGAATTCCTGGAAGATTGGTACAATCAAGAATTTATGGGCTCCCAGTGCAGCTTTGGAGATGACAGGCATCTAACTAACAGAGTGCTAAGTCTGGGCTATGCAACAAAATACACAGCTAGATCCAAGTGCCTTACCGAAACACCGATAGAGTATCTCAGGTGGCTGAATCAGCAGACCCGCTGGAGTAAATCGTACTTTAGAGAGTGGCTCTATAATGCAATGTGGTTCCACAAGCACCATTTGTGGATGACCTATGAAGCTGTAATCACTggattctttcctttcttccttatcGCCACAGTCATTCAGCTCTTCTACAGGGGAAAAATTTGGAAcatcctccttttcttgttGACAGTTCAGTTAGTGGGCCTGATAAAGTCTTCCTTTGCCAGCTTCCTTAGGGGCAACATTGTCATGGTTTTCATGTCACTCTACTCAGTGTTGTATATGTCAAGTTTACTGCCAGCAAAGATATTTGCAATTGCCACGATAAACAAAGCAGGGTGGGgcacatcaggaagaaaaaccaTTGTAGTTAATTTTATAGGACTTATTCCAGTCTCCATTTGGTTTACAATCCTCCTAGGTGGCGTAATTTTCACTATCTACAAGGAATCAAAAAAGCCATTCTCTGAGTCAAAACAGACAGTTCTCATCATTGGCACAATCCTCTATGCATGTTACTGGATTATGCTGTTGACTTTGTACTTGGTTCTTATCACCAAATGTGGCAGGCGGAAGAAAGAGCAACACTATGACATGGTGCTAGACGTATGATTTTTCTGTGGGAAGTTACCCAGAGAGTTTTAAAGCAACCCAACGACCTTGTAGTATCTGTGGCATCAGATGGATGTTGCCAAGGGAAATGGATCGCTGCTGCTGGGAATAGGACATTTGTATTCCTCTGGGTTCATTTTCATCCTGccaaagtaagaaaaaataacagaaacaagaacaatagaaaatgatttttttattttttttttccaaggggggaaaaaagccaaaCACACAGTTTCGACCTGTTCACAAGAAAATGGGAGAACTTTTATGTTTATGCACTTTTCTATTGTGCATCTGCCTGACAGTGTTACGTTCTATATACCTCACTGGTCATGCTTATGTGTGTGGACAGGAAGGAAAGGAGTTTGGAGAATCAAGAAAATGATCTTACAACCCCTTACAACCTAATTTatgaacttcttttttttatagttCTGTTTATAGGAAGGGTCTTTTGTGTTAGGCTGCCAAATGTAATGCCAAAGGTAAATTTTAAGAGGCCATTGGCTgagctgtatttttatattattgtattatttgtgtgtgtgtatttttaagcctttttttttttttaaatcacatattttatattttactatCTGCCAAAAAAAGTTGCCTCCCCAACAGTTTGTTCTTTAGCCTCTTTAAATACATTTGggataaaaaaatcataattccTTCCCAAAAATTTATGCTGATTTGGTATTGTTCATaatagaaagaataaaaagtcTCTCTGCATTTTTGCAACTGCTGAATggttatttctgtgaaaaagtatttaaatatgcTCTTTGAAGACATTTACTAGAAAAGGCCCAACATTGTCAGTTTTCAAATACAAGCATATttgtgcataaaaaaaaaaaaaaaaaaaaaggccaaaggGGTAGATATGTGCAATTTTGGGCTTTGTATTGTTTTGGATATCATTGTAATAGGGAAATTTGCTACTCTACTGAAAGCAATCTCTGGCATACACAATAGCCATATGGTAAACCAGGCCTCAATACTATTGCAAAAGGCATTGCTATGGGAGAGCTTCCTCTGATTTTACATGGAATCTGAGGAACCAGAACCTCTCATCTGAAGAAACATTGGACACCCAAAACTGACCTTATCAACAGTTGTAGTTGCTCATAAATTGCTGGTATCAAGCAGGACAgaatttttagtttaaaaaatgaaaggtaAACATATCATCACTTCCAAAATGTGGGTGCCTTACTATAAAACATCTGCAGTGTCCTTCATAGAGTTTACAGACAAGATAAATGTCAGCTTCTCTAACTTGCAGTGTAATACAGACCCCTGTATTGAGCCCAGTAATGCATATTTGACTAAAGCATATCTACCTGAAAAGAAGCCAACTTTTATTAGAAAACATCAAGTCTTAGCAAATCTATAACTTCCTTGGTGCCTAACAATCCATCTTGGACATTTATTTTGGACCatgattttaagaaataatattcAGGACTAAATCCTGCAGTCTTTCACCAGCCAAAGGAATGTGGCATTGAGCCCTAATATACTTTATAAAGAGCAACAGAAAGCCAGCTGCATACAGATATGTGCCCTTTTTAGATTCTGGTATTAAAAGCACTGTGGTAAAGCAGAAATCAGCATATGATGCTTAAAGAACTTAGAagcattttcagcttcttttttatGCAGACATGAATAGATTCTGCTGTAGAATGAACTGCACACACACTACCTTTTTTTGTCTGATTATCTTGAGGTACATGATTGCTTGAAAGTCATACTAATGTTTTGTTAATGATTGGAGAGTTGATTCATGTTGATTACAAAATagaacagtattaaaaaaaagagcaaaagaaatggtaaaaaaaaaaaaaaaaaacttgactATGCCTTTTAACTATTTATGATGTAAGTTAAAGCTTGGGTTAACATTCAAATGTCAAATAAATCCTCTCATTCTATAAAAAGATTGAATTAATTGCCTGTATTTATTCTAGCAATTATTCAATGTACTTCCAATATAGGTTGTATAGTATAATTGTtactttcataaataaaatatttttgataagaTTATGACTAATTCGTGGTGTTTCTGATCAGCACTTCTGCTCTGAAGCCATAAATCTGCACGTTTCTGAGAATGTTGTTATGGTGTCTCCAGCCTGATTTCCAAGCAGGAATGTGCCACTGAATAGCAGAGCACTTGGGgagtgtgtgcctcaaggaggCAGGGACTGGTCCCTGGT from Anas platyrhynchos isolate ZD024472 breed Pekin duck chromosome 2, IASCAAS_PekinDuck_T2T, whole genome shotgun sequence encodes:
- the HAS2 gene encoding hyaluronan synthase 2, producing the protein MYCERFICILRILGTTLFGVSLLLGITAAYIVGYQFIQTDNYYFSFGLYGAILASHLIIQSLFAFLEHRKMKRSLETPIKLNKTVALCIAAYQEDPDYLRKCLLSVKRLTYPGIKVVMVIDGNSEDDIYMMDIFTEIMGRDKSATYIWNNNFHDKGPGETEESHRESIQHVSQLVLSNKSVCIMQKWGGKREVMYTAFKALGRSVDYVQVCDSDTVLDPASSVEMVKVLEEDPMVGGVGGDVQILNKYDSWISFLSSVRYWMAFNIERACQSYFGCVQCISGPLGMYRNSLLHEFLEDWYNQEFMGSQCSFGDDRHLTNRVLSLGYATKYTARSKCLTETPIEYLRWLNQQTRWSKSYFREWLYNAMWFHKHHLWMTYEAVITGFFPFFLIATVIQLFYRGKIWNILLFLLTVQLVGLIKSSFASFLRGNIVMVFMSLYSVLYMSSLLPAKIFAIATINKAGWGTSGRKTIVVNFIGLIPVSIWFTILLGGVIFTIYKESKKPFSESKQTVLIIGTILYACYWIMLLTLYLVLITKCGRRKKEQHYDMVLDV